One part of the Panulirus ornatus isolate Po-2019 chromosome 73, ASM3632096v1, whole genome shotgun sequence genome encodes these proteins:
- the LOC139748322 gene encoding uncharacterized protein isoform X6, producing the protein MSAKRQGLDEDKSFNYAELLRRLSMTQDFVTQSPVAQAIQKKSGSPAQVQDANSLDSSGSSSIPFCLGLRSPGKVSPLRGRTMKEYEEQLGNLKKENFSLKLRIYFLEERMGQKYDKEDKEELYKTNIELKVETEALKQELYDKQELVRQASTALSGLEQQFQEQVAQIKDTHEQEKEKLQDQVQHLQKELDDHANRVREEKGRLGELTQLCGLAFSTGAEDEDTEIVHPSKNNLSLPLNLPGYNESYATPSPVQGIFSMPAIIAESAVLEKSQPQLTPATFTYTKADAEEPESAQQIVANLEAQVAELEKRVTELEGELAAKEETTCILEGDLANLRKELEDKVEKIADLEVEVTEKDMKIDDVMQELETRHMEIQAKDDQIQSLHHDLNRVEPEIEVKVQEIVERDRIIEEKIEQIEQQNKILVEIQITLDEKQKQIADMEQKITESNEKIKKLTEDLDKSCKVIQTFAEEVQARDKEILTLKKELKRKEKKIRDLVAELKEALDMLNKAKWEAETSGGEDGVKEMAEEENERLWAELESRKNEVLALRAEHKHSLSEAEERVSQLQKQLEEKLKALESMQDKHNKDTEERETRLRDQAQQVARLEGELQALRGDMSSREGQLRTNQGLVKGLEEELAGTKNQLREKRSELETLQEELKKKNADMQDLVNHELWERNKEVERLQEKLGALTSDHRHQMECLKNEMEIKNSELQKLRARINSGNNGTSDGNQVTMSPNINTYQTTINSNTTNEQKDTPHLRVVTCNGGAEVVTVNRPLQLTVNDDSSASIQVLYQEMCKIRSEAQALRLERSVLDDKLSNIQRVYDQVCQTANVSNANEYEQMDLVKRQLEESKEENLLKERKHGEIVSDFQSQIQVLRTELQNAKKKINQQLTEVSVRKYQEALKRHKQEIASLRKRLADSHNACDLLRTRLEELADFLERILEMEEKGLINLSQLSPKQLASLHKTLNESRALSRSLSQSLMIGVDITDLCDDTHLSSSVSSVSSWSLQKEDSLSETHDYVGDSSHEAIASLPDETLLQPDDSHDPAVQALATQLNTQIDQKAREIDAIAENVSVLTEQLAQRTQQVEQQAGVIGELRGQVGRLQDEVRHRDLQLASHADQDQDTGQPQVESSWLSNGNPLTASSQSTVLAVSPQTTETTHDSSSQENLHRPPSNCSYTLPPPPLHLLQDSECEMTPDIRELEISHASDRSNLSAVKSAYSTDAAIKAYSGHLGYFQQHVTPGEQNRMEGQKLRVESVKGAGTCVIPEQPWAPVSPSESEAWSEPDRNVSLARIGLDACTLVGAPDRALSRSRQQRATAAITSESDGEGAHEDTATCTANTAPASGKASKRRSDIAELRRISTKLRAVEQLNETLRAELNIYQTLSQQMAHQQHDQQERPKTSDKSVETHKGETADASVGAEEEPNLPSPPPVFAIPTPLLEEIRALRLKLEEAIANNDHLRDQLEAALTAHPHDEARFHYLTSALQTAQEEMREARDRLQVSQVAVCEQQEKCNKIQHKLQECEGLLTQCQVQLEASQTEASGAKVDLGNAQQVMQEKDLLIHEQSEQLTEKEQLLKEMEDKISQLERDAAKNPNRDEHVRKLQTELQKQESRLLQVNKERLSLVGERARLQAQLASASTQARLLQNDQQDVEEVGEERTSLFNQIDSEQVTVASLQQERQQLFTDKDQLEKKVQVLQEEVSCLQAKTEHLTSRQAHAAQQTRAEKRDTIELCKSSEKHYKTKEAEADEEHITLLQQLEAEKSIVATLQQERQQILTDKEHLEKKLQVLQEEVASLQAKIKHLISCQAHATQQVETEKRDMAELRNNNAQLQCELSELRSKAKNLEAEVTILREKQTTVDDAQLCLNEQKTLLKQLTAQLESERCLTTNLQRQLEAFRASTSPSTSHYDDSVLPNASDRASHESVTSIEFFRPVPDPGLLRKHRAASLSPTSIGKEKVQERRALSSSRRRESSKRTSTHWSEDKENLLIATTTVTTTTSTGSKRNRRLYNGNSTEGILSQQTAPPLISHHPEEEGDGGTTSGESPDLGIGSDYHFSSLERGTRTLQSLVHTAHDLPPPPLCSESNLQQFLSHSTLSVENQQLRLERDTLTAKLASTKDTLKEALEKLAKANQRKENVERAICKQLYKTHDVLKKAKTHLKQANSLPQ; encoded by the exons CGGGAGTCCAGCACAGGTTCAAGATGCCAACAGCCTTGATTCGTCGGGCAGCAGCTCCATCCCCT TCTGTTTGGGCCTACGGTCGCCAGGGAAAGTTTCACCCTTGCGAGGGCGGACCATGAAGGAATATGAGGAGCAGCTGGGCAATCTTAAGAAGGAAAACTTCTCGCTGAAGCTGCGCATCTACTTCCTTGAGGAGCGGATGGGTCAGAAGTACGACAAGGAGGATAAGGAAGAACTGTACAAGACCAACATAGAACTTAAG GTGGAGACAGAGGCATTGAAACAAGAGTTATATGACAAGCAAGAGCTGGTGCGGCAGGCATCCACGGCGCTGTCAGGGTTGGAGCAGCAGTTCCAGGAGCAAGTGGCACAAATCAAAGATACACATGAACAGGAAAAGGAGAAACTGCAAGACCAAGTTCAGCATTTGCAAAAG GAACTTGATGACCATGCTAACCGTGTTCGGGAAGAAAAGGGCAGACTCGGTGAGTTAACCCAGCTGTGTGGCTTGGCATTCAGCACAGGAGCAGAAGATGAAGACACTGAAATTGTCCATCCCTCCAAGAATAATTTAAGTCTGCCGCTGAACCTTCCAGGGTATAATGAGAGTTATGCCACTCCATCACCTGTGCAAG GAATATTCAGCATGCCAGCCATAATCGCAGAATCAGCTGTCCTTGAGAAGTCACAGCCTCAGTTGACTCCAGCCACCTTCACCTACACTAAAGCTGATGCTGAAGAACCAGAGTCAGCACAGCAGATTGTGGCAAACCTTGAAGCACAGGTAGCTGAATTAGAGAAACGTGTGACTGAGCTAGAGGGAGAACTGGCTGCCAAAGAAGAAACTACATGTATATTAGAGGGAGATCTAGCCAACTTGAGAAAGGAG tTGGAAGATAAAGTAGAGAAGATAGCAGACTTAGAAGTGGAAGTAACAGAAAAGGACATGAaaattgatgatgtgatgcaggAGTTGGAAACACGGCATATGGAAATCCAAGCTAAGGATGACCAGATTCAGAGCCTGCATCATGACTTAAACAGG GTTGAACCAGAAATAGAGGTCAAGGTTCAAGAGATTGTAGAACGTGATCGAATCATTGAAGAGAAAATAGAACAGATAGAACAACAAAATAAAATTCTGGTGGAAATCCAAATTACTTTAGATGAAAAACAGAAGCAAATAGCTGATATGGAACAGAAGATTACGGAGTcaaatgagaaaataaaaaagcTGACAGAGGATCTGGATAAATCCTGTAAAGTTATTCAG ACATTTGCAGAAGAAGTTCAGGCTCGAGATAAGGAAATTCTAACCTTAAAGAAAGAATTAAAACGCAAGGAGAAGAAGATTCGTGACCTTGTGGCAGAATTGAAGGAGGCCTTAGACATGCTTAACAAGGCAAAATGGGAAGCTGAGACAAGTGGTGGTGAGGACGGAGTCAAGGAAATGGCAGAGGAGGAAAACGAG AGACTGTGGGCAGAACTAGAGTCACGCAAAAATGAGGTATTGGCACTCCGTGCAGAACACAAACACTCTTTGTCTGAGGCTGAGGAACGTGTGTCTCAACTGCAGAAACAACTAGAAGAAAAACTGAAAGCCCTTGAAAGTATGCAAGACAAGCACAACAAAGACACTGAGGAACGAGAGACCCGTCTTCGTGACCAGGCCCAACAAGTTGCACGGCTTGAGGGGGAACTTCAGGCACTCCGTGGTGACATGTCAAGCAGAGAGGGTCAACTCCGTACTAATCAGGGACTGGTTAAAGGGCTGGAAGAGGAACTTGCTGGAACAAAAAATCAGCTGAGGGAGAAAAGGTCAGAATTAGAAACACTTCAGGAAGAACTCAAGAAGAAAAATGCTGATATGCAGGATTTAGTGAATCATGAATTGTGGGAAAGAAACAAGGAAGTAGAGCGTCTTCAGGAAAAACTTGGTGCCTTAACATCAGATCATCGCCATCAAATGGAATGCTTGAAAAATGAAATGGAGATCAAGAACAGTGAATTACAGAAACTGAGGGCCAGAATAAACTCAGGAAACAATGGAACCAGTGATGGTAATCAAGTAACAATGAGCCCCAACATCAATACTTATCAGACAACAATAAATTCCAATACAACAAATGAGCAAAAGGATACACCCCATCTCAGAGTAGTCACATGCAATGGAGGTGCTGAAGTGGTTACTGTAAACCGTCCATTACAACTGACAGTCAATGATGATAGCTCAGCATCAATACAAGTGCTGTACCAAGAAATGTGTAAAATAAGAAGTGAGGCACAGGCTCTGCGTTTAGAAAGAAGTGTATTAGATGACAAGCTTTCGAACATTCAAAGAGTGTATGATCAAGTTTGCCAGACAGCTAATGTATCCAATGCtaatgagtatgaacaaatggaTTTAGTGAAAAGGCAACTTGaggagagcaaggaagaaaatctACTAAAAGAACGTAAGCATGGAGAGATTGTCAGTGATTTTCAGTCTCAGATACAAGTACTGCGAACTGAACTTCAAAATGCAAAAAAGAAGATCAATCAGCAGCTGACAGAGGTCAGTGTGCGCAAATATCAGGAAGCTCTGAAAAGACACAAGCAAGAAATTGCTTCGTTGAGAAAGAGATTAGCAGACTCACATAATGCTTGTGATCTTCTTAGAACTCGATTAGAAGAGCTAGCAGACTTCTTAGAACGTATTTTGGAAATGGAGGAGAAAGGCCTCATCAATTTAAGTCAGTTGTCACCAAAGCAACTGGCCTCATTACACAAGACACTTAATGAATCTCGTGCACTTTCTCGCTCACTCTCTCAATCTCTCATGATTGGAGTGGACATTACTGATCTGTGTGATGACACACATCTTTCAAGCTCAGTAAGTTCAGTTTCTTCATGGAGCCTACAGAAAGAAGACAGTCTTTCTGAAACACATGATTATGTGGGAGATAGTAGTCATGAAGCCATAGCTAGTCTTCCTGATGAAACATTGTTACAGCCTGATGATTCCCATGATCCAGCAGTTCAAGCACTTGCCACACAGTTGAACACTCAGATAGACCAGAAGGCTCGAGAGATTGATGCAATTGCTGAGAATGTATCAGTACTTACTGAACAGTTAGCACAGCGAACACAGCAAGTAGAGCAACAAGCAGGAGTTATTGGTGAGCTACGGGGGCAGGTAGGTCGTCTTCAAGATGAAGTACGACATAGAGATCTTCAACTAGCATCTCATGCTGACCAGGATCAAGACACTGGTCAGCCTCAGGTAGAAAGTTCCTGGCTTAGTAATGGAAATCCTCTAACAGCATCATCCCAAAGTACTGTTCTTGCAGTTTCCCCACAGACTACTGAAACCACTCATGATTCAAGCAGTCAAGAGAATCTTCACAGGCCCCCAAGTAATTGTTCATACACAttgcctccacctcctcttcatcttctacaGGATAGTGAATGCGAGATGACTCCAGATATAAGAGAGCTGGAGATAAGTCATGCATCAGATCGCAGCAATTTAAGTGCTGTCAAAAGTGCATATTCCACAGATGCAGCCATAAAAGCATACAGTGGGCATCTGGGTTACTTCCAGCAGCATGTAACACCTGGTGAACAGAATCGTATGGAGGGACAGAAACTTCGAGTAGAAAGTGTAAAAGGAGCTGGTACTTGTGTGATACCTGAACAACCCTGGGCTCCAGTTTCACCTTCTGAGAGTGAGGCATGGAGTGAACCTGATAGAAATGTGTCTTTAGCAAGGATTGGACTTGATGCCTGCACCCTAGTGGGTGCACCAGATAGAGCTTTGTCACGCTCACGTCAGCAAAGAGCAACTGCAGCCATTACTTCAGAGTCTGATGGTGAGGGTGCACATGAAGATACTGCTACTTGTACTGCCAATACTGCACCTGCATCAGGGAAAGCCTCTAAACGAAGGTCTGATATTGCAGAACTTAGACGGATATCCACAAAACTGCGTGCTGTAGAGCAGCTGAATGAAACCCTCCGTGCAGAACTAAACATTTACCAGACACTTAGTCAACAAATGGCTCATCAACAGCATGACCAGCAAGAAAGGCCAAAAACTAGTGATAAGAGTGTTGAAACACACAAAGGTGAGACAGCAGATGCCTCTGTAGGGGCTGAAGAAGAACCTAACCTGCCATCCCCTCCACCAGTGTTTGCAATTCCTACACCCCTCTTAGAAGAGATTCGTGCACTTCGCCTTAAGCTAGAGGAGGCCATTGCTAATAATGACCACCTTCGGGATCAACTGGAAGCTGCATTAACAGCTCATCCACATGATGAAGCACGCTTTCATTACCTCACTTCTGCTCTACAG aCTGCTCAGGAAGAAATGCGTGAAGCAAGAGACCGTTTACAAGTGTCACAGGTAGCAGTTTGTGAGCAACAAGAAAAATGTAACAAGATACAGCATAAATTGCAAGAGTGTGAGGGCCTTCTAACACAGTGCCAGGTACAACTGGAAGCCTCACAGACTGAAGCATCAGGTGCAAAAGTAGACTTAGGTAATGCTCAACAGGTTATGCAGGAGAAGGATTTGCTCATTCATGAACAAAGTGAACAGTTGACAGAAAAAGAGCAGCTCTTGAAAGAAATGGAAGATAAAATTAGTCAGCTTGAGAGAGATGCTGCAAAGAACCCAAATCGTGATGAGCATGTACGGAAATTACAGACAGAACTACAGAAGCAGGAATCACGCCTCCTCCAAGTAAATAAAGAACGTCTGTCTCTTGTTGGGGAGCGTGCCCGCCTTCAGGCACAGCTTGCCTCTGCCTCCACCCAAGCCCGTCTGCTTCAAAATGACCAACAAGATGTGGAAGAAGTGGGTGAGGAGCGAACTTCTCTATTTAATCAAATTGATTCTGAACAGGTTACAGTTGCTTCCTTACAGCAGGAAAGACAGCAGTTGTTTACAGACAAGGATCAGCTTGAAAAGAAAGTACAAGTACTGCAAGAGGAAGTATCATGTTTACAAGCTAAAACTGAGCATTTGACATCTCGCCAAGCACATGCTGCTCAACAGACTCGTGCAGAAAAGAGGGATACAATTGAATTATGCAAGTCTAGTGAAAAGCATTATAAAACTAAAGAAGCTGAAGCAGATGAAGAGCATATTACACTTCTGCAACAACTTGAGGCTGAAAAGAGTATTGTTGCTACCTTACAACAGGAGCGACAGCAAATACTTACAGACAAGGAGCATCTTGAAAAGAAATTACAAGTACTACAAGAGGAAGTAGCAAGTTTACAAGCTAAAATCAAGCATTTGATATCATGCCAGGCTCATGCTACCCAACAGgttgaaacagagaagagggataTGGCAGAATTGCGTAATAATAATGCTCAACTGCAGTGTGAGTTGAGTGAACTGCGGTCTAAGGCTAAAAATCTTGAAGCAGAAGTGACAATCCTCAGAGAGAAGCAGACGACAGTAGATGATGCACAGCTTTGTTTAAATGAGCAAAAAACACTCTTGAAGCAGCTGACTGCCCAACTAGAATCAGAACGATGTCTTACAACAAATCTTCAGCGACAGCTTGAGGCCTTCAGGGCAAGTACATCACCTAGTACTTCCCACTATGATGATT CTGTTTTACCTAATGCAAGTGATCGGGCTTCACATGAAAGTGTCACCAGTATTGAGTTCTTCCGGCCAGTGCCTGATCCAGGTCTTCTGAGGAAACATAGAGCAGCTTCTCTTAGTCCCACTTCTATAGGTAAAGAAAAAGTGCAGGAACGTCGCGCTTTAAGCAGTAGCCGCAGAAGAGAGAGTAGTAAGCGAACCAGCACTCACTGGAGTGAAGACAAAGAGAACCTTCTTATTGCTACGACCACAGTAACAACTACCACCAGCACTGGTAGTAAACGAAACCGGCGCCTCTACAATGGCAATTCAACTGAAGGAATTTTATCTCAACAAACTGCTCCACCGTTAATCTCTCATCAccctgaagaggaaggtgatggtggtactaCTTCTGGGGAATCACCTGACTTGGGTATTGGATCAGATTATCACTTCTCCAGTTTAGAGAGAGGGACTCGCACGCTACAATCACTTGTACATACTGCTCATGATCTCCCACCACCTCCGTTGTGCTCCGAATCTa ATCTCCAGCAGTTCCTGA GTCACAGCACTTTAAGTGTGGAGAATCAACAGTTGCGGCTGGAGCGGGATACTTTAACAGCCAAGTTAGCGTCTACAAAGGATACACTGAAGGAGGCACTAGAGAAGTTGGCAAAAGCAAATCAGCgtaaagaaaatgtagaaagagCCATTTGTAAGCAGCTGTATAAGACCCATGACGTGCTAAAAAAAGCAAAAACACATTTGAAGCAAGCAAACTCCCTACCCCAATAA